The DNA region GTCGCCCAGTGCCTTGGTGAAGCGGTTCGCGTGCGAGCGTTCGGCCTTGGCCAGGGTCTCGAACCAGTCGGCAATCTCGTCGAAGCCTTCCTCGCGTGCGGCCTTGCTCATGCCCGGGTACATGTCGGTGTACTCGTGGGTCTCGCCGGCGATGGCGCTCTTCAGGTTCAGCTGGGTGCCGCCGAACGGCAGGCCGGTGGCGGGGTCGCCCACCGCTTCGAGGTATTCCAGGTGGCCGTGGGCGTGGCCGGTCTCGCCTTCGGCGGTGGAGCGGAACACCGCGGAGACGTCGTTGTAGCCCTCCACGTCGGCCTTGGCGGCGAAGTACAGGTAGCGGCGGTTCGCC from Rhodanobacter soli includes:
- a CDS encoding rubrerythrin family protein, which translates into the protein MSNLKGSKTEQNLKDAFAGESMANRRYLYFAAKADVEGYNDVSAVFRSTAEGETGHAHGHLEYLEAVGDPATGLPFGGTQLNLKSAIAGETHEYTDMYPGMSKAAREEGFDEIADWFETLAKAERSHANRFTKALGDMA